The genomic DNA CCTCGGCGTCACGAAACAAAAACCTGGAACCCTCGTCGAAAAACTGTTGAGGCTTGGTGAACTAGGACGACTCTTCTTCGCCTTCCGTTTCCTTGCGCTCCCGCACAAGCTCTGGTTCGGTAGGTGCCGCAGCTTCTGCGACTTCTTCCCCTTGTTCCGGCGCCACCACGGTGAAAAGGACCTGGGTGGGAGGGGAAAGCAACCGTACCCCAGCGGGCAGAGGGAGTTCTCCCGCAAAAAGCGATTCACCGACGCCCAGGTGGCTGACGTCCACCGTTAAAGCTTCGGGAAGATCCCTAGGAAGGCATTGGATCCGAACCTCACGGGTCACCGTCTCGAGCATGCCACCGGCAGCTATTCCAGCCGGTGTCCCTACGGGGACCACTTCCACTTCCGCGTGCAAAGGTTCATCCGGTTTAATCTCGTGAAAGTCGACGTGGAGAAGGAGATCGCTAATCGGATGGCGTTGGATTTCCTGGAGTACCGCTAGGCGCTTTTCTTCCGGTCCCCGATCCTCCCATTGGAGTTCTAGCAAAGCCCGTTCTCCACCCTGTTGAAGCAGCCGTACCAAGGCCTTCCCTTCCAGGGCAATGGGAAAGCTGCCCCGTCCCCCGTAAAGCA from Candidatus Methylacidithermus pantelleriae includes the following:
- a CDS encoding 50S ribosomal protein L25, which produces MPKVLTLTVRGRDQMGRGPARRLRKQGLVPGVLYGGRGSFPIALEGKALVRLLQQGGERALLELQWEDRGPEEKRLAVLQEIQRHPISDLLLHVDFHEIKPDEPLHAEVEVVPVGTPAGIAAGGMLETVTREVRIQCLPRDLPEALTVDVSHLGVGESLFAGELPLPAGVRLLSPPTQVLFTVVAPEQGEEVAEAAAPTEPELVRERKETEGEEESS